In Fibrobacter sp. UWB10, the genomic window GGGGCAGCAGGATGCGGGGCGCCGGCGGCTTGACGTTCCATCAAGAGCGAGAGCCCGCGGCATTTCTCGGAAACGTCCTCGACGATTTCGGCCTTGCCCTGCCCGACAACACTTGCATAAAAGCAACCGCTCTTGCAATAAACGTCCTCGTGAATCTCGATGCGGTTCTCGACGCACATGCTGAACGCCACGTTCGGATTCTTGCGAATGCAGTCGAGCTTCTTGCCTACATGCGCGCAGTGGAAATACAGCTCCAGAACACCGTCTTTCAAGCTGTACCCGAACGAAAGCGGAATCACGTAGGGCATGCAAGTATCAGCATCGTCCATCATCGCGACATGGCAGGTCGTGCACTGTTCAATAATCTTCGCGATGTTCTCGTCGCCTAAAACTTCTCTGTCTTTACGGCGCATCTTTATTCTGCTGCGAGTTCGTTAAACCTCTGGCAATCACTCAAAACCTGTTCGTAGAACTCGTCGCGGTTCACACCCGTATAGGTCGTATCGTTATCATCCATGTGGTAGCTGCCCATATATTCCTTAAACTCTACCGTAGTTTCATCAACCCACGTATAGACATCTATATAATTCCATGAAGAATAGGAATACTTCCAAACATTGTCTGCTTTAGAGAATCCGCAGACAGCGTCTTCACTGCCATTGCCCTTTGTGTCACCAGGCACATTCGACGGATTAGCATTCTCTGCCGAAGACGACGACGAATCGCCACACGCGGCAAGGAACATTGTCATACAAAACGCGACCAGAATCTTTTTCATAAAGCCTCCAATTATTTTCAAAGGAACTGTCTCTGCCAAATGTAATTTATCAAAACAAGAATCACGTTAGTGCTTCCCAATTTTACACGCCTCTTACACAAAAAGATGTTTACTTATGTTGTTTTTGTCAGCAACGCTTATTATCATTACAATACTGCATACATTTCGACTGAAATGTATATTGCATAAAAAAGGAGTGTGTTCAATGAAATTCGTGAAATTGCCAGTAATTGCGGCGTCTGTCGCCTTAAGCATTATGGCCTGTTCAGACGACAATGGTTCTAACGCAGTACCCACCGGTGAAGATCCAATCTCCGCCCAAAACCCCGCTGGCAACGAATTTTCTGGAACAGAAATTCCCGGTACCGAAATCCCTGGCAACCAGATTCCCGGCAACGAAGTTCCGGGTTACGAAAACCAG contains:
- a CDS encoding pyridoxamine 5'-phosphate oxidase family protein; translation: MRRKDREVLGDENIAKIIEQCTTCHVAMMDDADTCMPYVIPLSFGYSLKDGVLELYFHCAHVGKKLDCIRKNPNVAFSMCVENRIEIHEDVYCKSGCFYASVVGQGKAEIVEDVSEKCRGLSLLMERQAAGAPHPAAPHKFEFTSEQAAAVTVFKITSTNFTGKAKSE